Genomic segment of Cytobacillus suaedae:
GGCAGGTGGGGCTGGGATTGGTAATTTTAAAAGAGCAAATAGAAATCCTACAATAACTCCCGTGATTAGTGACAAAATGACTTCTTTCATTAAACTATAAACCTCCAATAATTAGAGTCATTTTATTTTGACCAATAAAATAACCCTCTACTCAAAAAACATCTGGGTATCAGGAAAAAGTCCCAACACCAGATGCTTCTTGTACCATTTTACATTTTTTCAGGTGCAGAAACTCCGATTAGAGCTAATGAGTTCTGTAATGTAATTTGTACTGCTTTCATGAGTGCTAAACGTGCTTTTGTACGATCCATATTTTCTGAATCTAGTACCTTTTCCGCATTATAGAAGCTATGAAGAGTAGAAGCCAATTCATTGATATAATTTGTGATTCGGTGTGGCAAACGCTTTTCAGCAGCTTCTGAAACTGCAGCAGGGAACTCGCCAAGCTTTTTCAATAAATCTACTTCTTTTTCAGAACTAATTAGAGATAGCTCCAATTCTCCCTCAAGTGACACTCCCATTTCTTGACCCTGACGAAGCATACTACAAATACGTGCATGAGCATATTGTGCATAGTACACAGGATTCTCATTCGATTGTGAAACTGCTAAGTCTAGGTCAAAGTCAAGATGTGTATCTGAACTTCTCATCGCAAAGAAATAGCGTACAGCATCTAAGCCGACTTCTTCGATTAAATCACGCATGGTTACTGCCTTACCTGTTCGTTTACTCATTTTCATCTTTTCACCGTTTTTATAAAGGTGAACGAGTTGAATTATTTCTACCTCTAATGTATCAGCTCCATAGCCTAATGCTTGAATAGCAGCTTTCATTCGAGGAATGTATCCATGATGGTCCGCACCCCAAATGTTGATTAACTTTTCAAAGCCTCTTTTCAGCTTGTCCTGATGATAGGCAATGTCAGGTGTTAAATACGTATAAGAACCGTCATTTTTAATTAACACACGGTCTTTATCATCTCCGAATGTCGTAGAACGGAACCAAGTTGCACCTTCTTCTTCATAGATATGTCCTTTATCACGAAGAGCGGCTAACGCATCATCGATCTTACCGTTATGATAAAGAGAAGTCTCTGAGTACCACTCATTAAATTCAACTCTAAATTCCTTTAAATCATGTTGGAGCTTTGCCATCTCATATTTAAGACCATATTCACGGAAAAAAGCAAGACGCTCTTCCTCAGT
This window contains:
- a CDS encoding DUF1427 family protein; the protein is MKEVILSLITGVIVGFLFALLKLPIPAPPALAGVTGIVGVYLGFKLFQMIAPMFAK
- a CDS encoding arginine--tRNA ligase → MNIVDQVKEKLKAEIKDTVVRAGLATEDQVPDVILELPKEKAHGDYATNMAMQLARVAKKAPRAIAESIVENFDKSKASIEKIEIAGPGFINFYMNNSYLTDLVPTILEAGQAYGETNIGNKQKVQVEFVSANPTGDLHLGHARGAAVGDTLCNILAKAGYEVSREYYINDAGNQINNLALSVQARYFQALGQDYPMPEDGYHGEDIVGIGKKLVEEFGDKYSTVTEEERLAFFREYGLKYEMAKLQHDLKEFRVEFNEWYSETSLYHNGKIDDALAALRDKGHIYEEEGATWFRSTTFGDDKDRVLIKNDGSYTYLTPDIAYHQDKLKRGFEKLINIWGADHHGYIPRMKAAIQALGYGADTLEVEIIQLVHLYKNGEKMKMSKRTGKAVTMRDLIEEVGLDAVRYFFAMRSSDTHLDFDLDLAVSQSNENPVYYAQYAHARICSMLRQGQEMGVSLEGELELSLISSEKEVDLLKKLGEFPAAVSEAAEKRLPHRITNYINELASTLHSFYNAEKVLDSENMDRTKARLALMKAVQITLQNSLALIGVSAPEKM